Proteins co-encoded in one bacterium genomic window:
- a CDS encoding M28 family peptidase — MIKIKKLVIIASVTIVMALAAAQTDLVRIDMAHEDLTALVKQGLTVVRVLDHCALVLTSNDGLSKLSAYRVHVLDRDPAQHELYVVYDPVHMVDLTRYGDVLTTDGPAHVVRLFPGMLEDLTRQRVELAKMFLKPVATPKGYSLPSVCVDPIVQQIVADVSADTILSFVLRLQKFRTRYSTHDSCDAAANWVASKFTAYGCDTVYLEYHTGGHAPNVIGIKRGVIYPDSIYAVIDGHLDATSDQAPNIAPGADDNGSGTVAAIEAARVMKDYLFEYTAVYIAFTGEEFGLYGSEYYAGQADARNDVILGVLNGDMIAYSDYLPESLEVLHNSSNLSFANFFIACADTYTTLLTDRHQVSSVPSDIQPFYDHGYPGICTIEDYWPTNPHYHMTSDTIGAGYNNNAFCTEGTKAEIAALSILIKPYGSGTMPAIPTIIKPLDFARLPTVQPTLSFMSTDPNGDQIQYRVMWDTDPGFASPDSSTTATYPSGNTVDFVFPASLPDGSTYWWKVKCADPAGSGFWTNYTEARSLTIGTSLPESTCSWYQTTGAQFGFNAFNGTHVQGDSVLLLSVGYVLDTLLEQNFEASGSIPSGWT, encoded by the coding sequence ATGATCAAGATAAAGAAATTAGTTATAATCGCAAGCGTGACCATCGTCATGGCACTTGCTGCGGCCCAGACCGATCTGGTCCGGATCGACATGGCGCATGAGGACCTGACCGCTTTGGTAAAGCAGGGACTGACCGTAGTCAGGGTTCTCGATCATTGCGCGCTGGTGCTGACAAGCAATGACGGATTATCGAAACTGTCTGCGTACAGGGTTCATGTCCTGGATAGAGATCCGGCGCAGCATGAACTCTACGTCGTGTACGATCCTGTGCATATGGTTGACCTCACCAGATACGGCGATGTCCTGACAACCGACGGTCCTGCCCATGTGGTGCGCCTGTTTCCCGGGATGCTCGAAGATCTGACCAGGCAAAGAGTCGAACTTGCGAAGATGTTCCTGAAACCGGTCGCAACGCCCAAGGGGTATTCTTTGCCATCAGTATGCGTCGATCCCATTGTCCAGCAGATCGTTGCGGATGTGAGTGCCGATACGATCCTTAGTTTCGTGCTGCGGCTGCAGAAGTTCCGCACCAGGTACTCAACTCACGATTCCTGCGACGCCGCCGCCAACTGGGTCGCGAGTAAATTCACCGCTTACGGCTGCGACACGGTCTACTTAGAATATCACACCGGCGGACATGCGCCGAACGTGATTGGAATAAAGCGCGGGGTAATATACCCTGACAGCATATACGCAGTCATTGACGGGCACCTCGATGCGACATCAGACCAGGCGCCGAACATCGCGCCCGGTGCGGACGACAATGGTAGCGGAACGGTCGCGGCGATCGAGGCGGCACGGGTGATGAAGGACTATCTGTTCGAATATACCGCGGTATATATCGCGTTCACCGGCGAGGAATTCGGGCTATACGGGAGCGAGTATTACGCAGGTCAGGCTGACGCGCGCAATGATGTGATCCTGGGCGTGCTGAACGGCGATATGATCGCGTATTCCGATTACCTGCCGGAGAGCCTTGAGGTTTTACACAACTCATCCAATTTGTCTTTCGCTAATTTCTTTATCGCATGTGCCGATACCTACACGACACTCTTGACGGACAGACATCAAGTGAGTTCGGTGCCATCCGACATACAACCGTTTTATGATCACGGGTATCCCGGTATCTGCACGATCGAAGACTACTGGCCTACTAATCCTCATTACCACATGACGAGCGACACGATCGGTGCCGGTTACAACAATAATGCTTTTTGCACTGAAGGGACAAAAGCCGAGATCGCTGCATTGTCGATCCTGATAAAGCCATATGGTTCAGGCACGATGCCGGCGATCCCAACGATCATCAAACCCCTTGATTTTGCGCGTTTGCCTACGGTACAGCCGACATTGAGCTTTATGTCGACTGACCCGAATGGCGACCAGATCCAGTACCGGGTAATGTGGGATACTGATCCCGGGTTTGCATCACCGGATAGTTCCACGACCGCGACTTACCCCAGCGGGAATACGGTGGATTTTGTGTTTCCCGCGTCGTTGCCAGATGGTTCAACCTACTGGTGGAAAGTGAAATGTGCGGATCCGGCGGGATCGGGTTTCTGGACCAACTATACTGAAGCCCGGTCATTGACGATCGGCACGAGCCTGCCTGAGAGCACCTGTTCCTGGTACCAGACGACCGGCGCGCAGTTTGGTTTCAACGCG